The DNA segment AGTCATTTTCCAAATCAACCAAGTGTCGATGGTGCCGAATAGCAGTTCGCCACGTTCGGCTTTTTCCCGCGCGCCTTCCACATTATCGAGGATCCATTTCACCTTGGTGCCAGAGAAATACGCATCCAGCAGCAGGCCGGTGTTTTCCCGCACGTAGTTATCCAGACCGCGTTCTTTCAACTCTTCACAGATCGCAGCGGTACGGCGACATTGCCAGACAATGGCGTTATACACGGGTTTGCCGGTGGCTTTTTCCCACACCACGGTGGTTTCACGCTGGTTGGTGATACCAATCGCTGCGATCTCGTCATTATGGATCCCGGATTTCGCCAACGCTTCGGTCAGGGTGGAAGACTGGGTCGCCCAGATCTCCATTGGGTCGTGTTCCACCCAACCCGGTTGCGGATAATGCTGGGTAAATTCGCGCTGCGAGACCGCCACAATGCGGGCATCGTGATCAAAAATAATGGCGCGGGAAGAGGTGGTACCCTGGTCGAGTGCGACGACGTAACGTTGTTGTGTCATGTTATTCTCCATTTATTGTGTGCACTCAGATCTGAGCGGCAGTCTTCACTGTATCGGCGGATTGGGTTTTCAGCGCCCGATTGGCGGGCAGGCAAGGTGCGAGTAGTTTGATATAGATGGCGGCACCCAGTTGTGCGCCAAGGATCGGGCCGACAATCGGTACCCAGAAATAGGGATTAGCACGGCCACCAGTCAGTGCGATATCACCCCAACCGGCTAAAAAAGCGAACAATTTCGGGCCCAGATCGCGGGCTGGATTCATGGCAAAACCCGTGAGCGGGCCGAGTGATGCGCCGATCACGGCAATCAGAATGCCAATCAGCAAAGCTGCGGCAAACCCTTTTGGTGCGCCATTTTGTTCATCGGTTAACGCCAGAATGCTCATCATCAATACAGTGGTGATCACCAGCTCAACGGTCAACGCCTGATAGTTATTCAGCAGAGCATGTGGGTAGGTCGAAAAGATGCCGGCAGTGCCTAAACTTTCCAGCGAACCGCGCACGATATGGTGAATGCTTTCCCATTGCGTAAACAGATTGCTATAGAGGAAATACACCAGCGCGGCCGCACAGAAGGCGCCGGCTAGTTGGGCCAGAATAAACGGTAATACTTTGCGTTTCTCAAAGCCTTTCCACACCATGAGTGCCAGCGTCACCGCCGGGTTCAGATGTGCACCGGAGATCCCGCCAGTCACAAAAATAGCAATCGACACACCAAATCCCCAGGTCAGTGAGATTTCCCATTGTCCGAAATTGGCACCGGCCAGTATCAGTGCCGCGACACAACCGACGCCGAAAAATATCAGTAAACCTGTTCCTATAAACTCAGCTAGGCATTCGCCAGTCAGAGTCGGTGTTGCTTGTTTATTCATCGTGCTGCCCTTAATTGTTTTCGTAACATTACTGTCTCATGCGGTAAACAAATTATTAACAATTCCTTCGATCAGGAACATACATTCGTTCTTAATGTTTGATCTCGCGCATAAAAATGCTCGAATTGGTTCGTTTTGCTAAAAATGAACAACAGCGAAGCACTTTTTACTGCTGCTGATATTCATTCGGGTTGTTTTTTGGTGAATTTATGGTCGTTTGGCTTCAGTTAGGTGGGTTTAGTGCGTGAGCTATAACATCAGGCCAAAGAAAATAACCATCATTCCTGTGCCAGCAATGATCCAGTAATAGCCTTTACGCCCTTGATAGAGAGAAATTCGGTAGTAAGAAAGATAGATCGTCCAGCCGAGCGCTAGCAAAAAGGGAAGCAGGAATAATCGCGCCATGATGGCTCTCTTGTTATGCTGCAGATATCTTTGATGGTAGTAAGGGATCTCCGATGGCTCAACTGCAAATCACCCGTTTTGGCGGGGTAGAGGTGTTACAACTAGCAAATCAGGAACTTACCGCACCCGCATCTGGCGAAGTGCTGCTCGACGTAATCTATGCCGCAGTCAATCCGGTCGATGCGAAAACTCGTGCTGGTCTTGGTTGGGCGGCTGCGCAACATAAAGATGACCTGCCGTGGACGCCGGGTTTTGATGTGTGTGGCCTGGTGCAGGCGGTGGGGGCGAGCGTCACTGATTTCGCAGTGGGCCAACGCGTCTGCGGTATGGTATTCCGTGGCGGTGCGTATGCGTCACATCTGCTCGCGTTAGCCGACGACTTACTGCCAGTGCCGGAAACTATCTCCTCGGAACAAGCTGCGGCATTACCGTTGGCCGGGCTGACTGCATGGCAAGGGTTATTTGAACATGGTCAGTTGCAAGCCGGTGAAACGGTGCTGATTTCTGCTGCCGCGGGTGGCGTGGGCCATATTGCGGTGCAGCTTGCCAAACAAGCTGGTGCTAAAGTGATTGCCAGTGCCTCCGCCAGTAATCACGCCTTTTTACGGGAACTGGGTGCCGATCAGGTAGTGGATTATCACGACAGTGACGCTATGGCGGCACTCAAAGGCCAGCTTGATTTGGTGTTTGATCTGGTGGGGTTTGACAGTGGCTTGTCAGCGTTAGCGTTATTAAAAGCCGGTGGTCGCCAAGTCACGGTACCGACCGTCACTGCGCCGCAGATTAAAGAGGCGGCGGCCGCACAAGATAAAACCGCACTGGGCATGATGGTACACCCTGATCGTTCCGCATTAGCGACCTTATTGGAAAAATGCGCAGCCGGCGATCTGCAGGTGCATATCAGTACTATTTACCCACTAAGCGAAGGTGCAAACGCGCATTTGGCGATTGAAAGCGGGCGCACCCGCGGCAAGCTGCTGCTCAATCCGCGCAATTAGATGCGTGTTGTGAAGGGAAAAAATTAGGAGAATTCGATGTTTGATGTGAAGGCCTATCAGCAATACGCAGCCTGGATTTTTGATCTCGACGGCACCTTGTCGAACACCTTACAGGCGCACGATCTGGCGTGGCAGCACGCGCTTACCCAGTTTGCGATCCCGTTTACCAGTGAGCGGATGCAGCAATTAGGCGGGGTGCCGATCCCTGATACGGTGGAAATTCTTGCCAATGAAGCTGGTATGCAGGTCGATGTGGCGACCGTGGTGACGGTACGTGATCAGCGATTTTATGAACTATTACCAACGACGTTATCGCCGACACCGTTAGTAGCTGGCGTGGTGTTGCCTTTTTTAGGTGAAAAACCGATGGCCGTCGGCACTGGCTGTCGCACTGACATGGCACGTCGTATTCTGGCCGGTTTGTCGTTAGATCGTTACCTGCCGATCGTGGTCGGGGCTGATCAGGTGGCCAACCCGAAACCGGCAGGTGATACCTTCTTACTCGCGGCAGAAAAATTGGGTGTTGCGCCAGAACGCTGTCTGGTGTTTGAAGATGCGGATGCTGGCCTGAAAGCCGCTGCGGCGGCAGGTATGGCGGCCATTGATGTACGCAATCTTTGGCCGGTACAACGCCCACTGCAATAAATTTGGCATTATGAGGCTGTCGAAAGTGACGGCTTCATATGACTAAAGCTACACTCTACACTCCCGTTTATACCGGCGCCACGCCGGCAGTTATGGTGTGCCCGTAACTGATCCATCGCATAATAAACGGGATAATTTATGTTCTTCGACGCTAATCAGGCGCGGTTTCTGTGTTCAGTGCCGGGTCTGCCCGCTGTTTTTCAGGTGTTACGTTTTCACGGCGCTCTATATAAGAAAGGCCGCAATCAATAGCGGCCCTTTTATATAAGTAGTGATTAAATCAAAACTCGTTCTGTAACGCTTTATAACCTTTCACCAAATCAATATTGGTATGCGCCACGTCTTCAGAGAATTCGGTGGCTGCCACGGTGACGCGTGGAATTTCGCTCAAGTCGCTTTCCGGGCAAATACGCGTGCTGGATGGCACATAAAATTCTGCTGGCAGATCCTGACCGTCAACCACCGAGTTGTGACGGATCACGGCACCATCACCGACTTCACAGTTAAACAACACGGTATTAAAGCCGATAAAAACACGGTTCCCAACGGTGCAAGGGCCGTGCACGATGGAACGATGGGCAATTGAGGTGTATTCACCAATCGTCACGGCAGCACCCGATTTAGAGTGAATAACGACGCCATCCTGGATGTTGGAGTTCGCACCAATCACAATCGGTTCCATGTCGCCATTCGCGTCGACTTCGTCAGCACGGATAACTGCATAAGGACCAACGAAAACGTTGTCTTTGATGATAACTTTACCGCAGATGATCGCGGTGGAATCGACATAAGCAGATTCAGCAATAACAGGCAGATGGCCTGACGGATTTTTACGGATCATATATGCTCCTGACGCCAGTATTCTAACGTAGATAAACCCTTCGTACTTGAAGTTACAGCTTCATGGACGGCATTCTCTCACCCCAATCACATAGCTTATCTATGCTCATGGCTCATGGGGATTCGCTCATATGTCGTCTTGCTGTAACGCCAATTACTTTGGTTATAGTGCTAAAAAATTGATCTTGATCACAAAGAGGCAACAGAAATACCTCGGCATCCGCAGAAATGCAACCTTCAATGTGTGTTAGATTGTCTCATGCATCCACGATTAGCATGTTCTGCTGTTATTCATATTGGAATCTTGGATATTTAGGGAAAAACTCTTCCTGCAGCATCTCTTCGACTTCCCGCCGATCGGTCTGTTTCATGATAAAGACTAGTTCACTTACTGGTTCACCGGTTGGCCATTCAGGTAAATTCATGATGGGATACAGCTGGTCATGCACACCATGCACAACCACTGGCTGCTGTTGTTCTTCCAACCAGAGGATTGCTTTAAAGCGTAATAGGCGTTCAGGGTAACGCATCTGCACCATGCGTAAGCCGTCAAGAAAGCGTGCCGTGGGCATTGGTTTTGTGTAACGCAGACAGAAGGCTTCTACATCACTGTGTGCGCTACTGAGCGGGGCATTGGCGACTAACGGCGAATGCGCAGCAACGGCAGGTTTTATGGGGGATGCTAAGCCTAACTCGGTAATGGCACCTTGCAACCACTGGCGGATTTCCTGCGTGCTACGCTGTGAGCCGCTACCAAACGGGCCGTTTTGCTCAAGCACCGCCGGCGATAATTGGCCTTTGATAGCGATATGTCGCGGGGCCATCGGGTTGATGCGTTGCAATAAGGCTTCCACTCCTGGCAACACACCAAAATCAGCCAGATCGCTTTTACTTAACACCAGCATATCTGCCAATGCCACTTGTTTTACTGCTTCATATTGTTGGGTCAGTTGGTGTTCGATATGGCAGACATCAACGACAGTAACTGTACCGTCGAAACGATAACGCTGGGCAAAAAACGGGTCGTTGCGCAGGGTGAATAACACCGGGCCGGGATCGGCCAGCCCGGTTGTTTCAATCAAGACACGCTGAAAGGGTTTAATTTCCCGACGCATGGCACGCATGAATAGGTCGCGCAGTGCGTTGACCAGATCGCCTTGTACCGTGCAACAGACACAGCCGGACTCCAGCATCACCACGTTATCATCCAATTTTTCTACCAGATGATGATCGAGGCCAACTGCGCCAAATTCGTTAATTAAGACGGCGCAATTGGCCATTTCTGGTTGTTTGACCCAGTAGTTCAACAGGGTGGTTTTACCGCTGCCGAGAAAACCGGTCAACACGGTGACGGGAATACGAAAATCTTCGGTATCGAAATGAGATTCAGACATGCAGTGGTTCCTGAGATCGACGAGTCATCGCGTCAGACGCAATAAATAATGGCATCATGGTATAACAGCTGCTGCGGAAAGTTCAGCCTTGTGCAAAAAACAACGCCAGCAGGGCTGCTGGCGTTAAGCGAATTTACTCTTCTTCATCATCCGGATCGAGGTCGAAGTCATCTTCACCGTCGTTCCACTCCTCATCTTCGTCATCCCAGTCCGGTTCATAACCTTCATCGTCTTCCGGACCATCCCCAAAATCTTCATCTTCGTCATCTAAACCGGCGTGATACCCTGTCATGTCGAGTCTCCTTAATGAAAAATCATTTTTAGTGTAGACACAAATGTTGAAGTTTTGTGTTTTCCGCAGGGGATGAAAGAAAAAATTTGATACAGGTATAAAAATAGTGATGCCTTCGCAGACATCACGCCCCTAATTCTCCAAAGTTTATTTCCGACCACTGAATGGCACGATCAGCAGATCGCAGGTCACGGAGTTCATCAGTTGCCGGGCGGCTGAGGCCAGCAGATTCCAGAAGGATTGATGATGACCACAAACCAGCAAATCAACACCTTGTGCTTCCACGACCTGATTCACTTCTTCCACTAAATCGCCACACATCACCATGCTGCGTTCCAGAGGGTAATCAATGCCGGCCAGAATGGTGTCCAGTTTGTTTTTGGTATCGGCCAGCACTTTGCGCTGTACGCGTTCGACGTCGATATCAACCATCTCGGTGTACAGATCGCGCAGATTGATATCCACATGCAACACCGACAGTTTGGCGTTATTGCGGCGTGCCAACGCGATGGCTTTACCCAGAATGGGTTGGAAGTCGTCGTTAATATCCAGTGCCACTAAAACATGCTGATAGGTATAGTCTTGGTTCATAAATCCTCCCGGGCTTAGTGCGTGCCCTCATGATCATCATCCGCATCTTCGTCGTCCATATGTTCCCAAGCGTGCATCAATTCGCTGTGGCGATCTTCCTGGGTCGCTTTCAGCATCTCCGCCAGCAGGTGACGGTATTGCACGCTCTTGGTGATATACATTTTTTCGTCGTCGAGGAATGCAGTCTGTTCGCGTAATAGTTTTTCATCGTGTTCTTTAAACGTTTGTCCGGCACGCCATGCCAGATTTCCGCGGATACCCAGCTGACGTAACGCTGCGACCCCCAGATCGACAGCAGAGCCTACTGTTTCACGATAGATCAATTCGACACCCAATTGCAGCAACTGATGTGCGTGCGCGCGATCGACCGCACGAACCAGAATTTTTAATTGTGGGAAATGGCGGTGCGCCAGCTCGCACAGTGCGATCGATTTCGCCTGATTACTGACTGCCACAATCAGCAGTTTGGCTTTACTGGCACCAGCCGCTTGCAGTAAATCGATGCGATCGGCATCACCATAAAACACTTTGTAGCCATATTTGCGCAGCATATCGATATGTGCGACATCGTTATCTAATACTGTGGTGCCAATACCGTGGGCGTGCAGCAAACGGCCAATCACCTGACCGAAACGACCAAAACCGACGATGATCACCGGGTTATCTTGTTCATCAATCGGGTCAGCCTCACGCTGTTGATCTTCCTGTTGTTGCCACTGTGTTTGCAGGTGACTATTTAACATCAACAACAACGGTGTAAAGGCCATCGATAGCGCCACGGTTAACGTCAATAATGCTGTCAGCTCCGTATTAAACAGTTTTAATTGATGGGCAAAAGAGAACAGAACAAAAGCAAACTCACTACCTTGCGCCAAGGCAAAAGAAAACGACCAGCGATGGCCATGCGCCATATGCGCCAGCCCACCGACACCTTGTAAAATCAGGAATTTAACCACTAAGAGTAACAGTAACAACCCGGCGATCAGGAAGGGGTGTTCGGCCAGCAACGAGAAGTTGATGCCAGCGCCGACCGAGATAAAAAACAGGCCAAGTAACAGCCCCTTAAACGGTTCAATGTTGGCTTCCAGTTCATGACGATATTCACTTTCTGCCAGAACGACACCAGCGAGGAAGGTACCGAGAGCCGGTGATAAACCGACCGATTCGGTGGCTAACGCCGTCAAGATCACCAGCAATAACGCGGCGGCGACGAAGATTTCACGTAAGCCCGATTGAGCGATAAAACGAAACACCGGCCGCATCAGGTAGTGTCCGCCGAGAATAATACCGGCGATCACCAACGCGATCAGCGAACCGCTTTGCCAGCCGCTCATTGAACTGGTTTCAGTAACCGTTTTTAGCCCTGGCGCCAGAAATGGCAGCAGCGCCAGCATGGGAATGACGGCAATATCTTGAAACAGCAGCACGGAAAAACTGGTCTGTCCGGCTTCACTTTTCAGCATGCGCCGCTCGGTGAGGCTTTGCAGCACAATCGCGGTGGATGAAAGCGCCAAGATCATGCCAATGGCAATCGCTTGTTGCCAACGCAGATCAAACAGCAGGGCAATCAAGGAGAAGGCGATAGTCGTAAATAACACCTGACTACCGCCAATACCGATGATCGGGCCTTTCAGTTGCCATAACAGGGCGGGTTTGAGTTCCAGCCCGATCAGAAACAGCATCAGTACCACACCAAATTCAGCGACATGCATGACGCTGTCATTGGCGCCGACAAAATTAAATAGATAAGGGCCGATCACCACGCCGGCAATCAGATAACCCAGCACCGAACCCAAGCCTAAACGGCGGGCGATCGGCACCGAAACCACCGCAGCGGTCAGAAAGATGGCAGCATCAAACAGCAGACTTTGCTCCATCACAGCTCCTTAAGCAGGTCGGTCAGATAAGTGGCATTATGCAGTTGCTGCGGCGTGAGTTCTTCATCGCGCAGCGCGGTCAGCAGGCGACGATATTGCTGACCTTTCATTTTCAGATATTCCGGATCGGCAACACTGTGATAGCCATACACCACAAACGGGGGCAGCCAGCGCATGCCGCACATCAGACCACTTTGTTGAAACGGTAACAGATAGTCTGTGATCGGATGATGGTTGTGCCCGCCAGTGGAATAGGAAATGGCACTCCCGCCAGTAGTAACGGCAGACATCAGGTATTTATGTTTTAGCGCATTCCCTTCCGGGCCAAAGGCATAACCGTATTCCAGCACCTGATCCATCCACTCTTTTAAAATAGCGGGGCAGGAATACCAGTAAAACGGATGCTGAAAGATAATAATATCGTAATCGCGCAGCATGCGTTGTTCACGCGCCACATCAATAAACATATTAGGATAATGCTGATATAAATCATGTACTTTGACGTCTTCCAGCCCTTTCAGGCCTTTCAACATAGCTCGGTTGGCATGTGAGCGGTGATAGCCCGGATGCGCGAAGATAATCAAAATACGTTTCATAGCTGGCCACCACCTCCCGGGTCGCTGAATAAGAAAATACAGGACGGCGTCTTATTCAGCTTAGTTCACACAGGGCTACAAGGATAAAACATCTGACGCTGGCATGCGGCTTTTCTTTTAGCAAAATCTTACTTTGTTATCATCCTGTTAAGCGCGTCGGATGCCATTCGGGTTTGCTGTGATATGCTTTTGCCTATAGTCACTGCATTTCAACAGGATAAGAGGCGTAGTATGAATTCGATTTTGCCCCCGATTGCCGCCGTTCTCCCGCATTCCCTGACTTATCATGGTGATGAACGCATCGACCCTTAC comes from the uncultured Tolumonas sp. genome and includes:
- a CDS encoding HAD-IA family hydrolase yields the protein MFDVKAYQQYAAWIFDLDGTLSNTLQAHDLAWQHALTQFAIPFTSERMQQLGGVPIPDTVEILANEAGMQVDVATVVTVRDQRFYELLPTTLSPTPLVAGVVLPFLGEKPMAVGTGCRTDMARRILAGLSLDRYLPIVVGADQVANPKPAGDTFLLAAEKLGVAPERCLVFEDADAGLKAAAAAGMAAIDVRNLWPVQRPLQ
- a CDS encoding universal stress protein, translated to MNQDYTYQHVLVALDINDDFQPILGKAIALARRNNAKLSVLHVDINLRDLYTEMVDIDVERVQRKVLADTKNKLDTILAGIDYPLERSMVMCGDLVEEVNQVVEAQGVDLLVCGHHQSFWNLLASAARQLMNSVTCDLLIVPFSGRK
- a CDS encoding MIP/aquaporin family protein; amino-acid sequence: MNKQATPTLTGECLAEFIGTGLLIFFGVGCVAALILAGANFGQWEISLTWGFGVSIAIFVTGGISGAHLNPAVTLALMVWKGFEKRKVLPFILAQLAGAFCAAALVYFLYSNLFTQWESIHHIVRGSLESLGTAGIFSTYPHALLNNYQALTVELVITTVLMMSILALTDEQNGAPKGFAAALLIGILIAVIGASLGPLTGFAMNPARDLGPKLFAFLAGWGDIALTGGRANPYFWVPIVGPILGAQLGAAIYIKLLAPCLPANRALKTQSADTVKTAAQI
- a CDS encoding GTP-binding protein — protein: MSESHFDTEDFRIPVTVLTGFLGSGKTTLLNYWVKQPEMANCAVLINEFGAVGLDHHLVEKLDDNVVMLESGCVCCTVQGDLVNALRDLFMRAMRREIKPFQRVLIETTGLADPGPVLFTLRNDPFFAQRYRFDGTVTVVDVCHIEHQLTQQYEAVKQVALADMLVLSKSDLADFGVLPGVEALLQRINPMAPRHIAIKGQLSPAVLEQNGPFGSGSQRSTQEIRQWLQGAITELGLASPIKPAVAAHSPLVANAPLSSAHSDVEAFCLRYTKPMPTARFLDGLRMVQMRYPERLLRFKAILWLEEQQQPVVVHGVHDQLYPIMNLPEWPTGEPVSELVFIMKQTDRREVEEMLQEEFFPKYPRFQYE
- a CDS encoding NADP-dependent oxidoreductase, which gives rise to MAQLQITRFGGVEVLQLANQELTAPASGEVLLDVIYAAVNPVDAKTRAGLGWAAAQHKDDLPWTPGFDVCGLVQAVGASVTDFAVGQRVCGMVFRGGAYASHLLALADDLLPVPETISSEQAAALPLAGLTAWQGLFEHGQLQAGETVLISAAAGGVGHIAVQLAKQAGAKVIASASASNHAFLRELGADQVVDYHDSDAMAALKGQLDLVFDLVGFDSGLSALALLKAGGRQVTVPTVTAPQIKEAAAAQDKTALGMMVHPDRSALATLLEKCAAGDLQVHISTIYPLSEGANAHLAIESGRTRGKLLLNPRN
- a CDS encoding carbonate dehydratase, which gives rise to MIRKNPSGHLPVIAESAYVDSTAIICGKVIIKDNVFVGPYAVIRADEVDANGDMEPIVIGANSNIQDGVVIHSKSGAAVTIGEYTSIAHRSIVHGPCTVGNRVFIGFNTVLFNCEVGDGAVIRHNSVVDGQDLPAEFYVPSSTRICPESDLSEIPRVTVAATEFSEDVAHTNIDLVKGYKALQNEF
- a CDS encoding monovalent cation:proton antiporter-2 (CPA2) family protein, which encodes MEQSLLFDAAIFLTAAVVSVPIARRLGLGSVLGYLIAGVVIGPYLFNFVGANDSVMHVAEFGVVLMLFLIGLELKPALLWQLKGPIIGIGGSQVLFTTIAFSLIALLFDLRWQQAIAIGMILALSSTAIVLQSLTERRMLKSEAGQTSFSVLLFQDIAVIPMLALLPFLAPGLKTVTETSSMSGWQSGSLIALVIAGIILGGHYLMRPVFRFIAQSGLREIFVAAALLLVILTALATESVGLSPALGTFLAGVVLAESEYRHELEANIEPFKGLLLGLFFISVGAGINFSLLAEHPFLIAGLLLLLLVVKFLILQGVGGLAHMAHGHRWSFSFALAQGSEFAFVLFSFAHQLKLFNTELTALLTLTVALSMAFTPLLLMLNSHLQTQWQQQEDQQREADPIDEQDNPVIIVGFGRFGQVIGRLLHAHGIGTTVLDNDVAHIDMLRKYGYKVFYGDADRIDLLQAAGASKAKLLIVAVSNQAKSIALCELAHRHFPQLKILVRAVDRAHAHQLLQLGVELIYRETVGSAVDLGVAALRQLGIRGNLAWRAGQTFKEHDEKLLREQTAFLDDEKMYITKSVQYRHLLAEMLKATQEDRHSELMHAWEHMDDEDADDDHEGTH
- a CDS encoding NAD(P)H-dependent oxidoreductase, with amino-acid sequence MKRILIIFAHPGYHRSHANRAMLKGLKGLEDVKVHDLYQHYPNMFIDVAREQRMLRDYDIIIFQHPFYWYSCPAILKEWMDQVLEYGYAFGPEGNALKHKYLMSAVTTGGSAISYSTGGHNHHPITDYLLPFQQSGLMCGMRWLPPFVVYGYHSVADPEYLKMKGQQYRRLLTALRDEELTPQQLHNATYLTDLLKEL